One window of Quercus robur chromosome 12, dhQueRobu3.1, whole genome shotgun sequence genomic DNA carries:
- the LOC126709782 gene encoding BTB/POZ and MATH domain-containing protein 1-like, whose amino-acid sequence MGRIVSPNSQSIFPCWESMLVSSSSSSSLSWSTPTTSTSITKTVNGSHRFSISGYSLVKGMGIGKYVESDSFTFGGYSWAIYFYPDGKNVDNDTYVSLFIVLASKDTSVRALFELMLLDQSGKNRHKVHTPFGRTPESGPYTIKNRGSMWGYKRFIKRTDLETSDYLKNDCLKVHCRVGVVRSYKINIGQNLGQQFETGKGIDVNFEVDGENFAAHSVEHSSDYEGSSLERTASQPSSHVEDPSGSFLERYLSFLHGLAK is encoded by the exons ATGGGACGAATTGTCTCTCCTAATTCTCAGTCGATATTTCCTTGTTGGGAGTCCATGTTAGtgagttcttcttcttcatcttctttgtcTTGGTCAACTCCGACGACATCGACGTCGATTACAAAGACGGTGAATGGATCCCACAGGTTCAGCATCTCAGGGTACTCACTCGTGAAAGGTATGGGGATTGGAAAGTACGTGGAGTCCGATTCTTTCACCTTCGGCGGGTACTCTTGGGCGATCTATTTTTACCCGGACGGCAAGAATGTGGACAATGATACGTATGTTTCGCTGTTTATAGTTTTGGCGAGCAAAGACACTTCTGTGAGAGCGCTTTTTGAATTGATGCTATTGGATCAGAGTGGGAAAAATAGGCATAAGGTTCACACCCCATTCGGGAGGACGCCGGAAAGTGGGCCTTACACGATCAAAAATCGCGGTAGCATGTG GGGTTACAAGCGATTTATCAAAAGAACTGATCTAGAGACATCTGACTACCTCAAAAATGATTGCCTCAAGGTTCACTGTAGGGTAGGTGTTGTGAGATCATACAAAATTAACATTGGTCAGAATTTGGGGCAGCAATTTGAAACTGGAAAGGGaatagatgtgaattttgaagtTGATGGGGAAAATTTTGCTGCTCATTCTGTAGAGCATAGTTCTGATTATGAAGGTTCATCGCTTGAAAGGACTGCTTCTCAACCCTCTAGTCATGTTGAAGACCCCAGTGGTTCTTTCCTGGAGAGGTACCTCAGTTTCCTCCATGGTCTTGCCAAGTGA
- the LOC126708249 gene encoding putative F-box/FBD/LRR-repeat protein At5g22670 yields the protein MESILSKWNGVSMNDKEEVVGAEDHKRMSDHISELPDDILINILSSLTLRDAVKARSLSPRWRHLSAPISTLQFDLFTMFGIEYDENKGYFDTLPANFVNELKPRFLTLVDQFLQQYMAPKIGKLMVHFLSWQ from the exons ATGGAGTCTATTCTAAGCAAATGGAATGGAGTTTCCATGAATGACAAAGAGGAG GTGGTTGGTGCTGAGGATCATAAGAGAATGAGTGACCATATCAGTGAATTACCAGATGACATTCTCATCAACATTCTCTCCTCTCTAACTCTAAGAGATGCTGTTAAGGCAAGGTCACTGTCACCTAGATGGAGACATCTTTCAGCACCCATCTCCACTCTTCAGTTTGATCTATTTACCATGTTTGGAATTGAATATGATGAAAACAAAGGCTACTTCGATACATTGCCTGCAAATTTTGTAAATGAACTTAAGCCTAGATTTCTCACATTAGTTGATCAGTTTTTGCAGCAATATATGGCTCCAAAGATAGGAAAACTCATGGTTCACTTCTTGTCTTGGCAATGA